One segment of Salvelinus alpinus chromosome 1, SLU_Salpinus.1, whole genome shotgun sequence DNA contains the following:
- the LOC139578194 gene encoding elongation factor Tu, mitochondrial-like — MTSLSFPCQSKMAALVGFRACFSALQLSSPGLLHSSYKLCAVPFTRRNFAAEAKAKKTYARDKPHVNIGTIGHVDHGKTTLTAAITKVLAEAGGARYKKYEDIDNAPEEKARGITINASHVEYTTANRHYAHTDCPGHADYVKNMITGTAQLDGCILVVAATDGQMPQTREHLLLARQIGVEHVVVFVNKADAVEDKEMLELVELEIRELLTEFGYDGENTPVVIGSALCALENKQPDLGVNAVLKLLAIVDEYVPLPKRELEKPFLLPIEGVYSIPGRGTVVTGTLERGVIKKGDDCEFVGHNRAFKSVVTGIEMFHQSLDRAEAGDNLGALVRGLKREDIRRGMVMSKPGSIQPHQKVQAQVYVLSKEEGGRHKPFVSNFMPVMFSLTWDMACRVYLAGDKDMVMPGEDTSLTLTLRQPMILEKGQRFTLRDGNKTIGTGLVTDILTTTEEDQHNWG, encoded by the exons CCCTTCAGCTTTCCTCACCGGGTCTCCTGCACAGCTCCTATAAACTG tgtgcaGTGCCATTTACTCGGCGGAACTTTGCAGCAGAGGCCAAGGCCAAGAAAACATACGCAAGAGACAAGCCCCATGTGAACATTGGCACGATCGGCCATGTTGACCATGGCAAGACAACTCTAACGGCTGCCATCACCAAAG TGCTGGCTGAGGCTGGAGGCGCCCGCTATAAGAAGTATGAGGACATTGACAATGCCCCCGAGGAGAAGGCCAGGGGCATCACCATCAATGCATCCCATGTAGAGTACACCACAGCCAACAGACACTATGCACACACAGACTGCCCGGGCCATGCTGACTACGTCAAG AACATGATCACAGGCACGGCTCAGCTGGACGGCTGCATCCTGGTGGTGGCCGCCACGGACGGACAGATGCCCCAGACCAGAGAGCACCTCCTGCTGGCCCGGCAGATCGGCGTGGAGCACGTGGTGGTGTTTGTGAACAAGGCGGATGCGGTGGAGGACAAGGAGATGCTGGAGCTGGTTGAGCTGGAGATCAGAGAGCTGCTCACAGAGTTTGGCTACGACGGTGAGAACACGCCCGTCGTCATCGGCTCGGCCCTCTGTGCCCTGGAG AACAAACAGCCTGACCTGGGGGTGAACGCAGTGCTGAAGCTCCTAGCAATAGTGGATGAATACGTCCCTCTGCCCAAGAGAGAGCTGGAGAAACCCTTCCTGCTGCCTATCGAGGGAGTCTACTCGATCCCAG GCAGGGGTACGGTGGTGACTGGCACTTTGGAGAGGGGTGTCATTAAGAAGGGCGACGACTGTGAGTTTGTGGGGCACAACCGTGCCTTCAAGTCTGTGGTCACTG gcATTGAGATGTTCCACCAGTCTCTGGACAGAGCCGAGGCAGGAGACAACCTGGGGGCTCTGGTCCGAGGGCTGAAGAGGGAGGACATTAGGAGAGGGATGGTGATGAGCAAACCAGGCTCCATCCAGCCCCACCAGAAAGTCCAGGCCCAG GTCTATGTTCTGAGTAAGGAGGAGGGAGGCAGACACAAGCCCTTTGTCAGTAACTTCATGCCAGTCATGTTCTCACTCACCTGGGACATGGCCTGCAGGGTCTACCTGGCAGGAGACAAG GACATGGTGATGCCAGGTGAAGACACATCTCTGACCCTCACACTGCGCCAGCCTATGATTCTGGAGAAAGGTCAACGGTTCACTCTCAGAGATGGCAACAAAACTATTGGCACCGGCCTGGTTACTGACATACTGACCACCACAGAGGAAGACCAACACAActggggctga
- the LOC139576328 gene encoding NLR family CARD domain-containing protein 3-like isoform X1: MSLSAEIENGSSPSNCEDTEEEASSSGMSLSGNEEAMSPKIRFPVEQDTCSELKRFKTDRPVSPAPSGISMKSDQSMELPILFREGELSTEQSSTSEQNDTSMDNQPRGPTDDKVYPTEVQEKMKSYLKNRTYSLFEGIEDAGKTTPLNNIYTELYITQGGSGEVNSEHEVRQIETACRFPVEQETSIQLNDIFKPLPGQDKPIRTVLTRAVAGIGKTVSVLKFMLDWAEGKANQDIQIIFPLPFRDLNLMRDTNQSLIKLLHHSFMETKESEISENENIVFVFDGLDECRLPLDFQNNKICCDITESTSVDVLLTNLIKGNLLPCAHIWITTRPAAANQIPPECVDQVTEVRGFNDLQKEEYFRKRIAEEDLASRIISHIKTSRSLHIMCHIPVFCWISATVLERLLVEAESREIPKNLTQMYAHLMIFQSKLRSQKYPVEPSNDFYWDKEMILALGKLAFQQLEKGHLIFYEEDLRECGIDIKDASVYSGVCTQIFREESGLNQIKVYCFVHLSIQEFLAALYVFLMFTNDNNNLMAKERSLRITNSLYQDAVDKALQFENGHLDLFLRFLLGLSHESNQHLLQGLLTPTGSRSQSNKETVKYIKEKIIKKLPLERCINLFHCLNELNDHSLVEEIQSYLSSGSLSKSKLSSGQWSALVFMLLTSEKLDVFDLKKYIRSDASLLKLLPVVRPSRTALLNECKLTKKSCEALASVLKSNSCCLRLLDMSGNKLQDSGVKLLSAGLGDPHCKLETLKLAGCSITEEGCASLVSALRSNPSHLKELDLSGNTPGDSGVKLLSSLQEDPLYKLETLRLND; encoded by the exons ATGAGTCTCTCTGCGGAGATTGAAAATGGAAGCAGTCCTAGTAACTGTGAAGACACTGAAGAGGAAGCCAGTTCTTCTGGAATGAGTTTATCAGGGAATGAGGAAGCGATGTCCCCTAAAATACGTTTTCCTGTTGAACAGGACACTTGCAGTGAACTTAAAAG GTTCAAGACAGACCGACCAGTCTCACCTGCACCTAGTGGTATCTCCATGAAGAGTGACCAGTCGATGGAACTTCCTATTTTATTCAGGGAGGGAGAACTTTCCACTGAACAAAG CAGTACCTCTGAGCAGAATGACACGTCAATGGATAACCAACCCAGAGGTCCTACTGATGACAAAGT ATACCCAACAGAAGTTCAGGAGAAAATGAAATCCTACTTGAAGAATAGGACATATTCTTTATTTGAGGGCATTGAAGATGCAGGAAAAACGACACCTCTTAACAACatctacacagagctctacatcacaCAAGGTGGAAGTGGAGAGGTCAATTCTGAACATGAGGTGAGACAGATTGAGACAGCATGCAGGTTTCCAGTAGAACAAGAGACATCAATCCAACTCAATGACATCTTCAAACCCTTACCTGGACAAGACAAGCCTATCAGAACAGTGCTGACAAGGGCAGTTGCTGGTATTGGAAAAACAGTGTCTGTGCTGAAGTTCATGTTGGACTGGGCTGAAGGAAAAGCAAACCAAGACATCCAGATCATCTTCCCACTTCCTTTTCGGGATCTGAACTTGATGAGAGATACAAATCAAAGTCTGATAAAACTACTTCATCACTCCTTTATGGAAACAAAAGAATCAGAAATCTCAGAAAACGAAAATATTGTGTTTGTTTTTGATGGTCTGGATGAATGTCGCCTTCCTCTGGACTTCCAGAATAATAAGATCTGCTGTGATATCACAGAGTCAACTTCAGTGGATGTGTTGCTGACAAACCTCATCAAAGGGAATCTGCTTCCCTGTGCTCACATTTGGATAACCACCCGACCTGCAGCAGCCAATCAGATCCCTCCTGAGTgtgttgaccaggtgacagaggtacgagggttcaATGACCTACAGAAGGAGGAATACTTCAGGAAGAGAATCGCTGAGGAGGACTTGGCCAGCAGAATCATCTCGCACATAAAGACGtcaaggagcctccacatcatgtgccacattcCCGTCTTCTGTTGGATTTCAGCCACTGTCCTAGAGAGACTATTGGTTGAAGCAGAGAGTCGAGAGATCCCCAAGAATCTAACTCAAATGTACGCTCACCTCATGATCTTCCAGTCAAAACTGAGGAGTCAGAAGTATCCTGTAGAGCCTTCCAACGATTTTTACTGGGATAAAGAGATGATTCTGGCACTGGGAAAACTGGCTTTTCAACAGCTAGAAAAAGGCCATCTGATATTCTATGAGGAAGACCTGAGAGAGTGTGGCATTGACATCAAGGACGCGTCTGTGTACTCTGGAGTGTGCACTCAGATCTTCAGAGAAGAGTCTGGGCTTAACCAGATAAAGGTGTACTGCTTTGTACATCTGAGTATCCAGGAGTTTCTGGCTGCACTATATGTGTTCCTCATGTTCACTAACGACAACAACAATCTGATGGCTAAAGAGAGATCCCTCCGCATCACAAACAGTCTATACCAAGATGCAGTGGACAAGGCCTTGCAGTTTGAAAATGGCCATCTGGACCTTTTCCTCCGCTTCCTTCTAGGCCTTTCACATGAGTCCAATCAGCATCTCCTACAAGGCCTACTGACACCAACAGGAAGCAGATCACAAAGCAACAAGGAAACAGTCAAGTACATCAAGGAGAAGATCATAAAGAAACTCCCTCTGGAGAGATGCATCAATCTGTTCCATtgtctgaatgaactgaatgatcATTCTCTAGTGGAGGAGATCCAAAGCTACCTGAGCTCAGGAAGTCTCTCAAAATCTAAACTCTCATCTGGACAATGGTCAGCTCTGGTCTTCATGTTGCTGACCTCAGAGAAGCTGGATGTGTTTGACCTGAAGAAATACATCAGATCAGATGCATCTCTTCTCAAACTTCTCCCAGTTGTCAGACCCTCTAGAACGGCCCT GCTGAACGAATGTAAACTCACCAAGAAAAGCTGTGAGGCACTGGCTTCTGTTCTCAAATCAAATTCATGCTGTCTGAGACTGCTGGACATGAGTGGCAATAAACTtcaggattcaggagtgaagctgctctctgctggactgggggatccacactgtaaactggagacatTGAA GCTGGCAGGTTGCAGcatcacagaggaaggctgtgcttctcttgtttcagctctgaggtcaaacccctcccACCTGAAGGAGCTGGACCTGAGTGGAAATACTCCAGGAGACTCTGGAGTAAAGCTGCTCTCTTCTCTACAAGAGGATCCCCTCTATAAACTGGAGACACTGAG GTTAAATGATTGA
- the LOC139576328 gene encoding NLR family CARD domain-containing protein 3-like isoform X4, which translates to MSLSAEIENGSSPSNCEDTEEEASSSGMSLSGNEEAMSPKIRFPVEQDTCSELKRFKTDRPVSPAPSGISMKSDQSMELPILFREGELSTEQSTSEQNDTSMDNQPRGPTDDKVYPTEVQEKMKSYLKNRTYSLFEGIEDAGKTTPLNNIYTELYITQGGSGEVNSEHEVRQIETACRFPVEQETSIQLNDIFKPLPGQDKPIRTVLTRAVAGIGKTVSVLKFMLDWAEGKANQDIQIIFPLPFRDLNLMRDTNQSLIKLLHHSFMETKESEISENENIVFVFDGLDECRLPLDFQNNKICCDITESTSVDVLLTNLIKGNLLPCAHIWITTRPAAANQIPPECVDQVTEVRGFNDLQKEEYFRKRIAEEDLASRIISHIKTSRSLHIMCHIPVFCWISATVLERLLVEAESREIPKNLTQMYAHLMIFQSKLRSQKYPVEPSNDFYWDKEMILALGKLAFQQLEKGHLIFYEEDLRECGIDIKDASVYSGVCTQIFREESGLNQIKVYCFVHLSIQEFLAALYVFLMFTNDNNNLMAKERSLRITNSLYQDAVDKALQFENGHLDLFLRFLLGLSHESNQHLLQGLLTPTGSRSQSNKETVKYIKEKIIKKLPLERCINLFHCLNELNDHSLVEEIQSYLSSGSLSKSKLSSGQWSALVFMLLTSEKLDVFDLKKYIRSDASLLKLLPVVRPSRTALLNECKLTKKSCEALASVLKSNSCCLRLLDMSGNKLQDSGVKLLSAGLGDPHCKLETLKLAGCSITEEGCASLVSALRSNPSHLKELDLSGNTPGDSGVKLLSSLQEDPLYKLETLRLND; encoded by the exons ATGAGTCTCTCTGCGGAGATTGAAAATGGAAGCAGTCCTAGTAACTGTGAAGACACTGAAGAGGAAGCCAGTTCTTCTGGAATGAGTTTATCAGGGAATGAGGAAGCGATGTCCCCTAAAATACGTTTTCCTGTTGAACAGGACACTTGCAGTGAACTTAAAAG GTTCAAGACAGACCGACCAGTCTCACCTGCACCTAGTGGTATCTCCATGAAGAGTGACCAGTCGATGGAACTTCCTATTTTATTCAGGGAGGGAGAACTTTCCACTGAACAAAG TACCTCTGAGCAGAATGACACGTCAATGGATAACCAACCCAGAGGTCCTACTGATGACAAAGT ATACCCAACAGAAGTTCAGGAGAAAATGAAATCCTACTTGAAGAATAGGACATATTCTTTATTTGAGGGCATTGAAGATGCAGGAAAAACGACACCTCTTAACAACatctacacagagctctacatcacaCAAGGTGGAAGTGGAGAGGTCAATTCTGAACATGAGGTGAGACAGATTGAGACAGCATGCAGGTTTCCAGTAGAACAAGAGACATCAATCCAACTCAATGACATCTTCAAACCCTTACCTGGACAAGACAAGCCTATCAGAACAGTGCTGACAAGGGCAGTTGCTGGTATTGGAAAAACAGTGTCTGTGCTGAAGTTCATGTTGGACTGGGCTGAAGGAAAAGCAAACCAAGACATCCAGATCATCTTCCCACTTCCTTTTCGGGATCTGAACTTGATGAGAGATACAAATCAAAGTCTGATAAAACTACTTCATCACTCCTTTATGGAAACAAAAGAATCAGAAATCTCAGAAAACGAAAATATTGTGTTTGTTTTTGATGGTCTGGATGAATGTCGCCTTCCTCTGGACTTCCAGAATAATAAGATCTGCTGTGATATCACAGAGTCAACTTCAGTGGATGTGTTGCTGACAAACCTCATCAAAGGGAATCTGCTTCCCTGTGCTCACATTTGGATAACCACCCGACCTGCAGCAGCCAATCAGATCCCTCCTGAGTgtgttgaccaggtgacagaggtacgagggttcaATGACCTACAGAAGGAGGAATACTTCAGGAAGAGAATCGCTGAGGAGGACTTGGCCAGCAGAATCATCTCGCACATAAAGACGtcaaggagcctccacatcatgtgccacattcCCGTCTTCTGTTGGATTTCAGCCACTGTCCTAGAGAGACTATTGGTTGAAGCAGAGAGTCGAGAGATCCCCAAGAATCTAACTCAAATGTACGCTCACCTCATGATCTTCCAGTCAAAACTGAGGAGTCAGAAGTATCCTGTAGAGCCTTCCAACGATTTTTACTGGGATAAAGAGATGATTCTGGCACTGGGAAAACTGGCTTTTCAACAGCTAGAAAAAGGCCATCTGATATTCTATGAGGAAGACCTGAGAGAGTGTGGCATTGACATCAAGGACGCGTCTGTGTACTCTGGAGTGTGCACTCAGATCTTCAGAGAAGAGTCTGGGCTTAACCAGATAAAGGTGTACTGCTTTGTACATCTGAGTATCCAGGAGTTTCTGGCTGCACTATATGTGTTCCTCATGTTCACTAACGACAACAACAATCTGATGGCTAAAGAGAGATCCCTCCGCATCACAAACAGTCTATACCAAGATGCAGTGGACAAGGCCTTGCAGTTTGAAAATGGCCATCTGGACCTTTTCCTCCGCTTCCTTCTAGGCCTTTCACATGAGTCCAATCAGCATCTCCTACAAGGCCTACTGACACCAACAGGAAGCAGATCACAAAGCAACAAGGAAACAGTCAAGTACATCAAGGAGAAGATCATAAAGAAACTCCCTCTGGAGAGATGCATCAATCTGTTCCATtgtctgaatgaactgaatgatcATTCTCTAGTGGAGGAGATCCAAAGCTACCTGAGCTCAGGAAGTCTCTCAAAATCTAAACTCTCATCTGGACAATGGTCAGCTCTGGTCTTCATGTTGCTGACCTCAGAGAAGCTGGATGTGTTTGACCTGAAGAAATACATCAGATCAGATGCATCTCTTCTCAAACTTCTCCCAGTTGTCAGACCCTCTAGAACGGCCCT GCTGAACGAATGTAAACTCACCAAGAAAAGCTGTGAGGCACTGGCTTCTGTTCTCAAATCAAATTCATGCTGTCTGAGACTGCTGGACATGAGTGGCAATAAACTtcaggattcaggagtgaagctgctctctgctggactgggggatccacactgtaaactggagacatTGAA GCTGGCAGGTTGCAGcatcacagaggaaggctgtgcttctcttgtttcagctctgaggtcaaacccctcccACCTGAAGGAGCTGGACCTGAGTGGAAATACTCCAGGAGACTCTGGAGTAAAGCTGCTCTCTTCTCTACAAGAGGATCCCCTCTATAAACTGGAGACACTGAG GTTAAATGATTGA
- the LOC139576328 gene encoding NLR family CARD domain-containing protein 3-like isoform X2, producing MSLSAEIENGSSPSNCEDTEEEASSSGMSLSGNEEAMSPKIRFPVEQDTCSELKRFKTDRPVSPAPSGISMKSDQSMELPILFREGELSTEQSSTSEQNDTSMDNQPRGPTDDKVYPTEVQEKMKSYLKNRTYSLFEGIEDAGKTTPLNNIYTELYITQGGSGEVNSEHEVRQIETACRFPVEQETSIQLNDIFKPLPGQDKPIRTVLTRAVAGIGKTVSVLKFMLDWAEGKANQDIQIIFPLPFRDLNLMRDTNQSLIKLLHHSFMETKESEISENENIVFVFDGLDECRLPLDFQNNKICCDITESTSVDVLLTNLIKGNLLPCAHIWITTRPAAANQIPPECVDQVTEVRGFNDLQKEEYFRKRIAEEDLASRIISHIKTSRSLHIMCHIPVFCWISATVLERLLVEAESREIPKNLTQMYAHLMIFQSKLRSQKYPVEPSNDFYWDKEMILALGKLAFQQLEKGHLIFYEEDLRECGIDIKDASVYSGVCTQIFREESGLNQIKVYCFVHLSIQEFLAALYVFLMFTNDNNNLMAKERSLRITNSLYQDAVDKALQFENGHLDLFLRFLLGLSHESNQHLLQGLLTPTGSRSQSNKETVKYIKEKIIKKLPLERCINLFHCLNELNDHSLVEEIQSYLSSGSLSKSKLSSGQWSALVFMLLTSEKLDVFDLKKYIRSDASLLKLLPVVRPSRTALLNECKLTKKSCEALASVLKSNSCCLRLLDMSGNKLQDSGVKLLSAGLGDPHCKLETLKLNDYNLTGIL from the exons ATGAGTCTCTCTGCGGAGATTGAAAATGGAAGCAGTCCTAGTAACTGTGAAGACACTGAAGAGGAAGCCAGTTCTTCTGGAATGAGTTTATCAGGGAATGAGGAAGCGATGTCCCCTAAAATACGTTTTCCTGTTGAACAGGACACTTGCAGTGAACTTAAAAG GTTCAAGACAGACCGACCAGTCTCACCTGCACCTAGTGGTATCTCCATGAAGAGTGACCAGTCGATGGAACTTCCTATTTTATTCAGGGAGGGAGAACTTTCCACTGAACAAAG CAGTACCTCTGAGCAGAATGACACGTCAATGGATAACCAACCCAGAGGTCCTACTGATGACAAAGT ATACCCAACAGAAGTTCAGGAGAAAATGAAATCCTACTTGAAGAATAGGACATATTCTTTATTTGAGGGCATTGAAGATGCAGGAAAAACGACACCTCTTAACAACatctacacagagctctacatcacaCAAGGTGGAAGTGGAGAGGTCAATTCTGAACATGAGGTGAGACAGATTGAGACAGCATGCAGGTTTCCAGTAGAACAAGAGACATCAATCCAACTCAATGACATCTTCAAACCCTTACCTGGACAAGACAAGCCTATCAGAACAGTGCTGACAAGGGCAGTTGCTGGTATTGGAAAAACAGTGTCTGTGCTGAAGTTCATGTTGGACTGGGCTGAAGGAAAAGCAAACCAAGACATCCAGATCATCTTCCCACTTCCTTTTCGGGATCTGAACTTGATGAGAGATACAAATCAAAGTCTGATAAAACTACTTCATCACTCCTTTATGGAAACAAAAGAATCAGAAATCTCAGAAAACGAAAATATTGTGTTTGTTTTTGATGGTCTGGATGAATGTCGCCTTCCTCTGGACTTCCAGAATAATAAGATCTGCTGTGATATCACAGAGTCAACTTCAGTGGATGTGTTGCTGACAAACCTCATCAAAGGGAATCTGCTTCCCTGTGCTCACATTTGGATAACCACCCGACCTGCAGCAGCCAATCAGATCCCTCCTGAGTgtgttgaccaggtgacagaggtacgagggttcaATGACCTACAGAAGGAGGAATACTTCAGGAAGAGAATCGCTGAGGAGGACTTGGCCAGCAGAATCATCTCGCACATAAAGACGtcaaggagcctccacatcatgtgccacattcCCGTCTTCTGTTGGATTTCAGCCACTGTCCTAGAGAGACTATTGGTTGAAGCAGAGAGTCGAGAGATCCCCAAGAATCTAACTCAAATGTACGCTCACCTCATGATCTTCCAGTCAAAACTGAGGAGTCAGAAGTATCCTGTAGAGCCTTCCAACGATTTTTACTGGGATAAAGAGATGATTCTGGCACTGGGAAAACTGGCTTTTCAACAGCTAGAAAAAGGCCATCTGATATTCTATGAGGAAGACCTGAGAGAGTGTGGCATTGACATCAAGGACGCGTCTGTGTACTCTGGAGTGTGCACTCAGATCTTCAGAGAAGAGTCTGGGCTTAACCAGATAAAGGTGTACTGCTTTGTACATCTGAGTATCCAGGAGTTTCTGGCTGCACTATATGTGTTCCTCATGTTCACTAACGACAACAACAATCTGATGGCTAAAGAGAGATCCCTCCGCATCACAAACAGTCTATACCAAGATGCAGTGGACAAGGCCTTGCAGTTTGAAAATGGCCATCTGGACCTTTTCCTCCGCTTCCTTCTAGGCCTTTCACATGAGTCCAATCAGCATCTCCTACAAGGCCTACTGACACCAACAGGAAGCAGATCACAAAGCAACAAGGAAACAGTCAAGTACATCAAGGAGAAGATCATAAAGAAACTCCCTCTGGAGAGATGCATCAATCTGTTCCATtgtctgaatgaactgaatgatcATTCTCTAGTGGAGGAGATCCAAAGCTACCTGAGCTCAGGAAGTCTCTCAAAATCTAAACTCTCATCTGGACAATGGTCAGCTCTGGTCTTCATGTTGCTGACCTCAGAGAAGCTGGATGTGTTTGACCTGAAGAAATACATCAGATCAGATGCATCTCTTCTCAAACTTCTCCCAGTTGTCAGACCCTCTAGAACGGCCCT GCTGAACGAATGTAAACTCACCAAGAAAAGCTGTGAGGCACTGGCTTCTGTTCTCAAATCAAATTCATGCTGTCTGAGACTGCTGGACATGAGTGGCAATAAACTtcaggattcaggagtgaagctgctctctgctggactgggggatccacactgtaaactggagacatTGAA gttgaATGATTACAACTTAACAGGAATCCTGTGA
- the LOC139576328 gene encoding NLR family CARD domain-containing protein 3-like isoform X3: MSLSAEIENGSSPSNCEDTEEEASSSGMSLSGNEEAMSPKIRFPVEQDTCSELKRFKTDRPVSPAPSGISMKSDQSMELPILFREGELSTEQSSTSEQNDTSMDNQPRGPTDDKVYPTEVQEKMKSYLKNRTYSLFEGIEDAGKTTPLNNIYTELYITQGGSGEVNSEHEVRQIETACRFPVEQETSIQLNDIFKPLPGQDKPIRTVLTRAVAGIGKTVSVLKFMLDWAEGKANQDIQIIFPLPFRDLNLMRDTNQSLIKLLHHSFMETKESEISENENIVFVFDGLDECRLPLDFQNNKICCDITESTSVDVLLTNLIKGNLLPCAHIWITTRPAAANQIPPECVDQVTEVRGFNDLQKEEYFRKRIAEEDLASRIISHIKTSRSLHIMCHIPVFCWISATVLERLLVEAESREIPKNLTQMYAHLMIFQSKLRSQKYPVEPSNDFYWDKEMILALGKLAFQQLEKGHLIFYEEDLRECGIDIKDASVYSGVCTQIFREESGLNQIKVYCFVHLSIQEFLAALYVFLMFTNDNNNLMAKERSLRITNSLYQDAVDKALQFENGHLDLFLRFLLGLSHESNQHLLQGLLTPTGSRSQSNKETVKYIKEKIIKKLPLERCINLFHCLNELNDHSLVEEIQSYLSSGSLSKSKLSSGQWSALVFMLLTSEKLDVFDLKKYIRSDASLLKLLPVVRPSRTALLNECKLTKKSCEALASVLKSNSCCLRLLDMSGNKLQDSGVKLLSAGLGDPHCKLETLKLNDCNLTEK; encoded by the exons ATGAGTCTCTCTGCGGAGATTGAAAATGGAAGCAGTCCTAGTAACTGTGAAGACACTGAAGAGGAAGCCAGTTCTTCTGGAATGAGTTTATCAGGGAATGAGGAAGCGATGTCCCCTAAAATACGTTTTCCTGTTGAACAGGACACTTGCAGTGAACTTAAAAG GTTCAAGACAGACCGACCAGTCTCACCTGCACCTAGTGGTATCTCCATGAAGAGTGACCAGTCGATGGAACTTCCTATTTTATTCAGGGAGGGAGAACTTTCCACTGAACAAAG CAGTACCTCTGAGCAGAATGACACGTCAATGGATAACCAACCCAGAGGTCCTACTGATGACAAAGT ATACCCAACAGAAGTTCAGGAGAAAATGAAATCCTACTTGAAGAATAGGACATATTCTTTATTTGAGGGCATTGAAGATGCAGGAAAAACGACACCTCTTAACAACatctacacagagctctacatcacaCAAGGTGGAAGTGGAGAGGTCAATTCTGAACATGAGGTGAGACAGATTGAGACAGCATGCAGGTTTCCAGTAGAACAAGAGACATCAATCCAACTCAATGACATCTTCAAACCCTTACCTGGACAAGACAAGCCTATCAGAACAGTGCTGACAAGGGCAGTTGCTGGTATTGGAAAAACAGTGTCTGTGCTGAAGTTCATGTTGGACTGGGCTGAAGGAAAAGCAAACCAAGACATCCAGATCATCTTCCCACTTCCTTTTCGGGATCTGAACTTGATGAGAGATACAAATCAAAGTCTGATAAAACTACTTCATCACTCCTTTATGGAAACAAAAGAATCAGAAATCTCAGAAAACGAAAATATTGTGTTTGTTTTTGATGGTCTGGATGAATGTCGCCTTCCTCTGGACTTCCAGAATAATAAGATCTGCTGTGATATCACAGAGTCAACTTCAGTGGATGTGTTGCTGACAAACCTCATCAAAGGGAATCTGCTTCCCTGTGCTCACATTTGGATAACCACCCGACCTGCAGCAGCCAATCAGATCCCTCCTGAGTgtgttgaccaggtgacagaggtacgagggttcaATGACCTACAGAAGGAGGAATACTTCAGGAAGAGAATCGCTGAGGAGGACTTGGCCAGCAGAATCATCTCGCACATAAAGACGtcaaggagcctccacatcatgtgccacattcCCGTCTTCTGTTGGATTTCAGCCACTGTCCTAGAGAGACTATTGGTTGAAGCAGAGAGTCGAGAGATCCCCAAGAATCTAACTCAAATGTACGCTCACCTCATGATCTTCCAGTCAAAACTGAGGAGTCAGAAGTATCCTGTAGAGCCTTCCAACGATTTTTACTGGGATAAAGAGATGATTCTGGCACTGGGAAAACTGGCTTTTCAACAGCTAGAAAAAGGCCATCTGATATTCTATGAGGAAGACCTGAGAGAGTGTGGCATTGACATCAAGGACGCGTCTGTGTACTCTGGAGTGTGCACTCAGATCTTCAGAGAAGAGTCTGGGCTTAACCAGATAAAGGTGTACTGCTTTGTACATCTGAGTATCCAGGAGTTTCTGGCTGCACTATATGTGTTCCTCATGTTCACTAACGACAACAACAATCTGATGGCTAAAGAGAGATCCCTCCGCATCACAAACAGTCTATACCAAGATGCAGTGGACAAGGCCTTGCAGTTTGAAAATGGCCATCTGGACCTTTTCCTCCGCTTCCTTCTAGGCCTTTCACATGAGTCCAATCAGCATCTCCTACAAGGCCTACTGACACCAACAGGAAGCAGATCACAAAGCAACAAGGAAACAGTCAAGTACATCAAGGAGAAGATCATAAAGAAACTCCCTCTGGAGAGATGCATCAATCTGTTCCATtgtctgaatgaactgaatgatcATTCTCTAGTGGAGGAGATCCAAAGCTACCTGAGCTCAGGAAGTCTCTCAAAATCTAAACTCTCATCTGGACAATGGTCAGCTCTGGTCTTCATGTTGCTGACCTCAGAGAAGCTGGATGTGTTTGACCTGAAGAAATACATCAGATCAGATGCATCTCTTCTCAAACTTCTCCCAGTTGTCAGACCCTCTAGAACGGCCCT GCTGAACGAATGTAAACTCACCAAGAAAAGCTGTGAGGCACTGGCTTCTGTTCTCAAATCAAATTCATGCTGTCTGAGACTGCTGGACATGAGTGGCAATAAACTtcaggattcaggagtgaagctgctctctgctggactgggggatccacactgtaaactggagacatTGAA GTTGAATGATTGCAACCTCACTGAGAAATGA